In Geminocystis sp. M7585_C2015_104, the genomic window TGGAAACCTTTGTAAATTTTTGTGAAGAGGGAGCCGGAAGCCAGGGGGGCGACTATGTGGTCAGGCAAACGCCACCCTAACTGTTCGGCTACTTCAAAGGCCAGTGTTTTAGAACCCTCTGAATAGTAGGGTCTCAAATTAATATTCACAAACCCCCAGCCATATGTATTGGCAATCTCACAGCAAAGACGATTCACCTGGTCATAATTGCCCTTTACCGCCATTACAGTGGGATTGTAAATCAGAGTGCCTAGTATCTTCCCTGCCTCCAAGTCTGCCGGGATGAAAACACAACATTCCAAACCCGCATGGGCGGCAATGGCAGCTGTAGAATTGGCCAAATTACCAGTACTGGCACAGGAAACAGTGGTAAAGCCCAATTCCTTTGCTCTAGTCAAAGCCACAGACACCACCCTATCCTTAAAACTGAGGGTGGGCATATTTACGGCATCATTCTTGATATAGAGATTTTTTAACCCCAGACGACGGGCTAAACGGTTAGATTTGATAAGGGGAGTCATGCCCGTGCCCAAATCTATGGGATTCTCACTTTCCACCGGCAAGAAGGGTTTATAACGCCAGATGGAATTAGGCCCCTGGGCTATTTTCTCCCTACTTACCTGGGCTTTGATGGCCTCGTAGTCGTAGGCCACTTCCAGCGGCGCAAAGGTCTCCTCGCAAACGTGGATAGCTTTGAGCGGGTATTCTGCACTCCCTTCTTTAGACACCAGTTTGGTGAAAGTCGGCTTGTAGCTGAGGGTTTGTGTCATTTCTTTTGTTTCTCCTGTGCTCAGTCCCCTATATGCCTATAGTAAGTATAACAGCTGCCCCCCCTCTCTGCAAAAAATCCCGACTTTTTTAGTCGGAATTATGTTAGGTACTAGGAGTTAACCTCTAAACCAAAGACG contains:
- a CDS encoding threonine synthase, which codes for MTQTLSYKPTFTKLVSKEGSAEYPLKAIHVCEETFAPLEVAYDYEAIKAQVSREKIAQGPNSIWRYKPFLPVESENPIDLGTGMTPLIKSNRLARRLGLKNLYIKNDAVNMPTLSFKDRVVSVALTRAKELGFTTVSCASTGNLANSTAAIAAHAGLECCVFIPADLEAGKILGTLIYNPTVMAVKGNYDQVNRLCCEIANTYGWGFVNINLRPYYSEGSKTLAFEVAEQLGWRLPDHIVAPLASGSLFTKIYKGFQEFVKVGLVEDKPVRCSGAQAEGCAPIAKAFKEGRDFVAPVKPNTIAKSIAIGNPADGIYALEIARKTNGYIETATDAEIIEGIKLLAETEGIFTETAGGTTIAVLKKLVASGKIDPEETVVVYITGNGLKTQEAVQGYLCEPLVIEPKLESFERALERSRTLERLEWQQVLV